From a single Paenibacillus sp. FSL W8-0426 genomic region:
- the leuB gene encoding 3-isopropylmalate dehydrogenase: MADVKKIAVIAGDGIGPEVVAEAEKVLKRTEEVFGYRFETEHALFGGIAIDEKGTPLPEETLAVCKSADAVLLGAVGGPKWDNNSKELRPETGLLGIRKELGLFSNLRPAVVFDCLKDASTLKPEVLEGTDLMVVRELTGGIYFGEKFRRESDQGQEAVDTCAYNVTEVERIVRQAFEIAQGRRKKLASVDKANVLETSRLWREVVNRVAPDYPDVELEHVLVDNCAMQLLRRPASFDVIVTENMFGDILSDEAAMLTGSIGMLASASLGEGSFGLYEPVHGSAPDIAGQGLANPIATILSLALMFRTTFGYAEGADAIEAAVSEVLNAGHRTSDIAVDKSTAISTTEMGDLIVAAIKKQA; this comes from the coding sequence ATGGCAGATGTAAAAAAGATTGCAGTTATCGCGGGTGACGGAATCGGACCCGAAGTTGTGGCCGAGGCGGAAAAAGTATTGAAACGCACCGAGGAAGTATTTGGTTACCGTTTTGAAACAGAGCATGCTCTGTTCGGCGGAATCGCCATCGATGAGAAAGGAACCCCGCTTCCTGAAGAAACGCTGGCTGTATGTAAAAGTGCTGACGCGGTTCTGCTTGGTGCCGTTGGCGGTCCGAAATGGGATAATAACAGCAAGGAGCTTCGCCCGGAAACCGGTTTGCTCGGCATTCGCAAAGAGCTTGGCTTGTTCTCGAACCTGCGTCCGGCGGTCGTGTTCGATTGCCTGAAGGATGCTTCCACGCTTAAACCTGAAGTGTTGGAAGGAACGGACCTGATGGTCGTACGGGAACTGACGGGCGGGATTTACTTCGGGGAGAAGTTCAGACGCGAAAGCGATCAAGGTCAAGAGGCCGTGGATACATGTGCTTATAATGTTACGGAAGTGGAAAGGATCGTCCGCCAGGCATTCGAAATCGCGCAAGGACGCCGCAAAAAGCTGGCTTCCGTAGACAAAGCGAACGTGCTCGAAACCTCCCGCCTCTGGCGCGAAGTCGTTAACCGCGTGGCTCCGGACTATCCGGACGTTGAACTGGAGCATGTATTGGTCGACAACTGCGCGATGCAATTGCTGCGCCGCCCGGCCAGCTTTGACGTGATCGTTACGGAAAACATGTTCGGCGACATCCTTAGCGATGAAGCAGCGATGCTGACCGGTTCGATCGGCATGCTCGCCTCCGCGTCGCTGGGTGAAGGCAGCTTTGGCCTTTATGAGCCGGTGCACGGCTCCGCTCCGGATATCGCCGGCCAAGGCTTGGCGAATCCGATCGCTACCATTCTTTCGCTCGCCCTGATGTTCCGTACAACGTTCGGTTATGCGGAAGGCGCCGATGCCATCGAAGCGGCCGTATCCGAAGTGCTGAATGCCGGACACCGCACGAGTGATATCGCCGTGGACAAGAGTACGGCGATCAGCACCACCGAGATGGGCGACCTGATCGTTGCAGCGATCAAAAAACAAGCTTAA
- a CDS encoding DUF58 domain-containing protein: MALLWLIVVGGVVIGLHGLVFGRPALRRMTYAREFSKRRCYAGEQVEMIETIANEKRFSVPWLRLEAMMPGSFIFRSGSGVDISQGDIYQNHKSIFTLKPFTRITRRHPFTCARRGIYTMNTVTMTGGDLFGLWSFSKPLPVELSMVVYPALVAEEDMPAIYQIWQGEVEVSRWIVEDPFLILGVRPYGPTDPMNRIHWKASARTGELQVYKQGWSADPQSWIIVNVQESAEMWSVVTRPDVIERALSYAATVAGDAVRRGLPVGFAHNGYRAKGGQDPLRIEPDYGTPHLELLLEAMAEVELKCMTPMEQFLRTEAEYGELAEQAYSYLLITSYVSEAMEREIARLQEQGHKVTILPVVEVQTDSRAVSA, encoded by the coding sequence ATGGCACTGCTATGGCTAATCGTTGTTGGAGGGGTTGTCATCGGACTGCATGGTCTGGTGTTTGGGCGCCCGGCTCTGCGAAGGATGACATATGCCAGGGAATTCAGCAAAAGGCGTTGTTATGCCGGGGAACAGGTTGAAATGATTGAAACGATCGCTAACGAGAAGCGTTTCTCGGTTCCTTGGCTCCGATTGGAGGCCATGATGCCAGGCTCGTTTATATTTCGAAGCGGCTCGGGTGTGGATATTAGCCAGGGAGACATCTATCAGAACCATAAAAGCATATTTACGTTAAAACCATTTACCCGCATTACCCGGAGGCATCCTTTTACATGCGCCCGTCGCGGGATTTACACCATGAATACGGTCACGATGACGGGAGGAGACTTGTTTGGGTTATGGAGTTTCTCCAAACCGCTGCCCGTGGAACTCTCTATGGTGGTATATCCTGCTTTGGTCGCTGAAGAGGATATGCCGGCCATATATCAGATCTGGCAAGGCGAGGTGGAGGTCTCGCGCTGGATCGTGGAGGACCCGTTCCTTATTTTGGGGGTGAGGCCATATGGCCCGACGGATCCGATGAATCGGATTCATTGGAAGGCAAGCGCGCGAACCGGCGAGCTGCAAGTGTACAAACAGGGATGGTCGGCTGATCCGCAGTCATGGATTATCGTGAACGTTCAGGAATCGGCAGAAATGTGGAGCGTGGTGACCCGCCCGGACGTGATCGAACGCGCGCTAAGTTATGCGGCCACGGTTGCAGGAGATGCTGTCCGCAGGGGGCTTCCTGTCGGTTTCGCGCACAACGGCTATCGGGCCAAAGGGGGGCAGGATCCGCTGCGCATTGAACCGGACTATGGAACGCCGCACCTGGAACTGCTGCTGGAGGCCATGGCTGAGGTAGAGCTCAAATGCATGACCCCGATGGAACAGTTTCTGCGGACCGAAGCAGAATATGGTGAACTTGCCGAGCAGGCGTACAGCTATCTCCTGATCACATCCTATGTTTCCGAAGCGATGGAGCGGGAGATTGCACGTTTGCAGGAACAGGGACACAAGGTGACTATTCTTCCTGTCGTCGAGGTACAGACTGACAGCAGGGCGGTGAGTGCGTGA
- the abc-f gene encoding ABC-F type ribosomal protection protein, with product MTTLVRLHEVSKDWNGMELFSGLSLEINEGERLAILGRNGCGKTTLLRMILGEEDGGGRIERHLPQREWSYMRQRSSIAPGTLVLDAVRQESGALHEVKCKLERLEQRMSSGEGDNEQLLADYAAALEHYERLNGYMWETDVEKTLGKLGLTQEHWNRTYDSLSGGQKTKARLAGLLVSRPRFLILDEPTNHLDEESMRWLEEWLVSYEGTLLFVSHDRTFIDQVATSVVEFTNKELTKYKGGYSDYKTYKEQELRKQETLYRNQELERKALQEAIRNYQQWFHKAHNSATDVEVKITQSFYKAKANKNISRYHAKQKQLDRLERDRVEKPREAPKLNMELQVNTLHARQLLAMEGVDFAYPGGPPLFSDLRFAVERGDRLAVRGPNGTGKTTLLKLLIGELDPVQGHVARHPQLKIGYFSQELEGLPEDVTLLDSLLTLPSMTQSAARTLLGCFLFSRDDVFKRIGDLSMGEKCRAAFLRLYFGGANLLVLDEPTNYLDIDTQEVMEDVLKRASGALVLVSHDRMLTKALANRLLDLEPGGKVRRFEGSVEELEESLKLRDSALTIRDADDERLRLELRLSELLSPSLQPGKGTVADPEQEAGRAAETAEIREIQFRLKQLQKG from the coding sequence ATGACGACATTGGTACGCCTGCATGAAGTATCGAAGGATTGGAACGGGATGGAGTTGTTTTCAGGGTTGAGCCTGGAAATCAATGAAGGAGAACGGCTGGCGATTCTAGGCCGAAATGGATGCGGCAAAACGACGCTGCTGCGGATGATTCTTGGTGAAGAAGACGGCGGGGGGCGTATTGAACGGCACCTTCCCCAGCGGGAATGGAGTTATATGAGGCAGCGCTCCAGCATTGCTCCCGGGACGCTTGTACTGGATGCGGTGCGGCAGGAAAGCGGGGCGCTTCATGAAGTGAAATGTAAGCTGGAACGTTTGGAACAACGCATGAGCAGCGGGGAAGGAGATAATGAGCAGCTGCTTGCCGACTATGCTGCGGCGTTGGAGCATTACGAGCGGTTGAACGGGTACATGTGGGAGACCGACGTGGAAAAAACATTGGGCAAGTTGGGGTTGACTCAGGAACACTGGAATCGGACATATGATTCCCTGAGCGGCGGGCAAAAAACTAAAGCGCGTCTAGCCGGCCTGCTGGTCAGCCGTCCCCGGTTCCTCATCCTGGACGAACCGACGAACCATCTGGATGAGGAGAGCATGCGCTGGCTGGAAGAATGGCTGGTTTCCTATGAAGGGACGCTGCTGTTTGTATCGCATGACCGGACGTTCATCGATCAGGTCGCCACGAGTGTCGTTGAGTTTACGAATAAAGAACTTACGAAATATAAAGGCGGATATTCGGATTACAAAACGTACAAGGAGCAGGAGCTGCGCAAGCAAGAAACGCTTTATCGCAACCAGGAACTGGAGCGAAAGGCATTGCAGGAGGCGATCCGCAATTATCAGCAGTGGTTCCATAAGGCGCACAACTCGGCAACCGATGTTGAGGTGAAGATTACCCAAAGCTTTTACAAAGCGAAAGCCAACAAAAACATATCCCGTTACCATGCCAAGCAGAAACAGTTGGATCGTTTGGAACGAGATCGGGTGGAAAAGCCGCGCGAGGCGCCCAAGCTGAACATGGAATTGCAAGTGAATACGCTTCACGCCCGGCAATTGCTTGCGATGGAAGGGGTCGATTTTGCCTATCCGGGCGGGCCGCCGCTGTTCAGCGATTTACGGTTTGCCGTGGAACGCGGCGACCGGTTGGCCGTGCGCGGGCCGAATGGTACGGGTAAAACAACACTGCTCAAACTGCTGATCGGCGAACTGGATCCGGTGCAGGGCCATGTAGCGCGCCATCCGCAATTGAAGATCGGTTATTTTTCGCAGGAGCTGGAAGGATTGCCCGAGGATGTTACGCTGCTGGACAGTCTGCTGACCCTGCCGTCCATGACGCAAAGCGCAGCGCGCACGCTTCTGGGATGTTTCCTGTTCTCGCGGGATGATGTGTTCAAGCGAATCGGAGATCTGAGTATGGGAGAGAAATGCCGGGCGGCGTTCCTGCGGTTGTACTTTGGCGGGGCCAATCTGCTCGTTCTGGATGAACCGACCAATTATTTGGACATCGATACGCAGGAAGTCATGGAGGATGTGCTGAAACGGGCTTCCGGCGCGTTGGTTCTTGTCTCCCATGACCGAATGTTGACGAAGGCGCTTGCCAATCGGCTGCTTGATCTGGAGCCGGGAGGCAAGGTACGCCGATTTGAAGGAAGCGTGGAGGAATTGGAGGAATCGTTGAAGCTGCGGGATAGCGCGTTGACCATTCGGGATGCCGACGACGAAAGACTGCGACTTGAACTGCGGTTATCCGAGCTGCTGTCGCCGTCCCTTCAGCCTGGAAAGGGAACGGTTGCCGATCCGGAACAGGAGGCCGGGCGTGCGGCGGAGACAGCCGAGATTCGGGAAATTCAATTCCGGCTCAAACAGTTGCAAAAGGGCTAA
- a CDS encoding aldolase catalytic domain-containing protein, translated as MKTNHSKIVDCTIRDGGLVNNWDFSVDFVQRLYAGLNEAGVDYMEIGYKNSPKLLKGAENAGPWRFLNDDFLRKVIPNKGNTKLSALVDVGRVDESDILPRSESMLDLIRVACYSKDVDKALDLVQTFHDRGYETTLNIMALSNVMENELLESFELIKESSVDVVYIVDSYGSLDHNDMKYLVEKFKTHLPNKRLGVHTHNNMQLAFSNTLVAAELGVELLDASVYGMGRAAGNCPTELLVAHLKGTKYNLRPVLGVLEELMVPLREKEEWGYILPYMITGTLDEHPRSAMALRSSENKDKVVDFYDKLTTPEVNFDK; from the coding sequence ATGAAGACAAATCATAGCAAAATTGTGGATTGTACGATCCGTGACGGCGGATTGGTCAATAACTGGGACTTTAGCGTGGATTTCGTTCAGCGGTTGTATGCCGGATTGAACGAAGCCGGCGTTGATTATATGGAAATTGGCTACAAAAATTCTCCCAAACTGCTCAAAGGCGCAGAAAACGCGGGTCCATGGCGTTTCCTGAACGATGATTTCCTGCGCAAAGTCATCCCGAACAAAGGCAACACAAAGCTGTCTGCTCTGGTTGATGTCGGCCGCGTGGACGAGAGCGACATTTTGCCCCGCAGCGAAAGCATGCTGGATTTGATTCGCGTGGCATGCTACAGCAAAGATGTGGACAAGGCGCTTGATCTGGTACAAACGTTCCATGATCGCGGATATGAGACAACGCTGAACATCATGGCATTGTCCAACGTGATGGAAAATGAATTGTTGGAATCGTTTGAACTGATCAAAGAAAGCTCGGTGGATGTAGTCTACATCGTGGATTCCTACGGCAGCTTGGATCACAATGACATGAAATACCTGGTGGAGAAATTCAAAACGCATCTGCCGAACAAACGTCTGGGCGTGCATACGCACAACAACATGCAGCTTGCCTTCTCCAACACGCTGGTGGCTGCCGAGCTCGGCGTAGAACTGCTCGACGCCTCCGTCTACGGCATGGGGCGTGCAGCGGGCAACTGCCCGACCGAATTGCTCGTTGCGCATCTGAAAGGGACCAAGTACAACTTGCGTCCGGTGCTTGGCGTACTGGAGGAATTGATGGTTCCGCTCCGTGAAAAAGAAGAGTGGGGTTACATCTTGCCTTATATGATCACTGGAACGTTGGATGAGCACCCTCGTTCGGCCATGGCGCTTCGTTCGTCCGAGAACAAGGATAAGGTTGTCGATTTCTATGACAAGCTTACAACGCCAGAAGTGAATTTTGACAAATAA
- the pheS gene encoding phenylalanine--tRNA ligase subunit alpha: MKERLEALKIEALDQLSSVNDPQTLGDLRVKYLGKKGALTEILRGMGALSAEERPVIGQVANDVRGAIEAVIESKQEQFTKEETAKRLQSETIDVTLPGRRGRQGGLHPLTKVVQEIEDIFIGMGYRVAEGPEVETDYFNFEALNLPKNHPARDMQDSFYVTEELLMRTHTSPVQVRSMQAMQGEVPLKVICPGKVYRRDDDDATHSFQFNQIEGIVIGENIRMSDLKGTLLQFVREMFGPHTEIRLRPSFFPFTEPSAEVDVTCVQCGGSGCRMCKQTGWLEILGCGMVHPKVLEMGGYDPEKYSGFAFGMGVERIAILKYGIDDIRHFYNSDLAFLKQFGRL; the protein is encoded by the coding sequence ATGAAAGAACGTTTGGAGGCATTAAAGATCGAAGCGCTGGATCAATTGTCCAGTGTTAACGATCCGCAGACGCTTGGTGATCTGCGCGTAAAGTATTTGGGTAAAAAGGGCGCGTTGACCGAGATTTTGCGCGGTATGGGCGCGCTGAGCGCGGAGGAGCGCCCGGTCATCGGCCAAGTGGCCAACGACGTTCGCGGCGCCATCGAAGCCGTGATCGAGAGCAAACAGGAGCAGTTCACGAAAGAAGAGACCGCAAAACGTCTCCAATCCGAAACGATCGACGTTACATTGCCTGGCCGCCGTGGGCGTCAAGGGGGATTGCACCCGCTAACCAAGGTGGTGCAGGAAATCGAAGATATTTTCATCGGTATGGGTTACCGCGTAGCGGAAGGTCCGGAAGTCGAAACCGATTATTTCAACTTCGAGGCATTGAATCTGCCTAAAAACCACCCGGCCCGCGACATGCAGGATTCGTTCTATGTCACTGAAGAACTGCTGATGCGTACCCATACTTCTCCGGTTCAGGTTCGCTCCATGCAAGCGATGCAGGGTGAAGTGCCGCTGAAGGTCATCTGCCCAGGCAAAGTGTACCGTCGCGATGATGACGATGCAACGCACTCGTTCCAGTTCAACCAGATTGAAGGCATCGTGATCGGCGAAAACATTCGCATGAGCGATCTGAAAGGCACATTGCTGCAATTCGTACGCGAAATGTTCGGGCCTCATACGGAGATTCGCCTTCGTCCAAGCTTCTTCCCGTTCACCGAGCCAAGCGCTGAAGTGGATGTCACTTGCGTGCAATGCGGAGGCAGCGGCTGCCGGATGTGTAAACAAACAGGCTGGCTTGAAATTCTCGGTTGCGGCATGGTTCATCCTAAAGTGCTTGAAATGGGCGGTTACGACCCGGAAAAATACAGCGGTTTTGCCTTCGGCATGGGCGTTGAGCGTATTGCCATTCTGAAGTACGGCATCGACGATATTCGTCATTTCTACAACAGCGACCTGGCATTCCTTAAGCAGTTCGGGCGGTTGTAA
- a CDS encoding peroxiredoxin, which yields MAERLVGRPAPDFAMETVTGDGQEFGSVKLSDYRGKWLVFFFYPLDFTFVCPTEITALSDAYEQFKALDTEILGVSVDSVHSHKAWINTPKDSNGLGQLNFPLASDITKQVAKDYGVLIEEEGVALRGLFIIDPEGELKYQVVNHNDVGRSVEETLRVLQALQSGGLCAMNWKPGDKNL from the coding sequence ATGGCAGAACGTTTGGTTGGCAGACCAGCACCTGATTTTGCAATGGAGACAGTAACAGGAGACGGACAAGAATTTGGTTCCGTTAAACTGTCCGATTACCGCGGTAAATGGCTCGTATTTTTCTTTTATCCTTTGGATTTCACATTCGTGTGTCCTACTGAAATCACTGCTTTGAGCGATGCTTACGAGCAATTCAAAGCTTTGGATACCGAAATTCTCGGCGTGAGCGTTGACTCCGTGCACAGCCACAAAGCATGGATCAACACGCCTAAAGACAGCAACGGTTTGGGCCAACTGAACTTCCCGCTGGCTTCCGATATCACGAAACAAGTTGCTAAAGATTACGGCGTTCTGATCGAAGAAGAAGGCGTTGCATTGCGCGGGCTGTTCATCATCGATCCAGAAGGCGAATTGAAATACCAAGTGGTGAACCACAATGACGTAGGCCGCAGCGTTGAAGAAACGTTGCGCGTACTGCAAGCATTGCAATCCGGCGGATTGTGTGCAATGAACTGGAAACCAGGCGACAAAAACCTGTAA
- a CDS encoding EAL domain-containing protein — MKANLQDQRMVGWVAIGGLICFIAAQWFRSSESSDLIVSAYPVLMLLGGFAAAAACIGIYNQSWLFQTQKLTLRRISLTTLFLLIGLFELVHIVSFAEGIPNGAMLESEFSLRMMTWGSLLCALGLLLIYAMGDKEVASPRKILLFGGTLVTFVALYTLGIQEWNGFPKLMQGSVLSPTFMQIHFAIGLLYGVAAIILFVKWKQNQEAELASLLCGVMFFFYAECYYVAAVRFDDLNLWFGLVSNCLGYFLIQKGLYVSVVDTPFLKQQVAEAKMNYIAHHDDVTGLPNRRRLTQRLRSMMDEAVEKEQLVGVLVLNINRFKNINDSLGQKAANDVLRQVGQLLKNSALPDEEVFGLGRDEFVVTITGFPEAETALRRARTVMQLFEKPVQVDGNEYHLTLGAGLALYPHDGDSPEEIIQNADTALHYAKEQGIELNRYAHSMQMKALERMQLENDLRKALDRGQFYLVYQPQVNLASGLIVGMEALVRWQHPERGSVSPADFIPLAEESGLIVPLGEWVLREACKQNKLWQEAGYRKLCVSVNLSMRQFRHSHLLDNIRSILEETGLDPAWLELEITESMTFDKDRAFEQLRNIKEIGVHISIDDFGTGYSSLHYLKDLPIDRLKIDRSFVNEVMVDRNNAAIVSTITSMAHHLQLKVTAEGVENEEQLSFLRDQHCHEAQGYFFSKPIEAADFEHLFLRDAAG, encoded by the coding sequence ATGAAGGCTAATCTACAGGATCAGAGAATGGTAGGCTGGGTCGCCATTGGCGGTCTGATATGTTTCATCGCAGCTCAATGGTTTCGTTCCTCCGAAAGCTCTGATCTGATCGTATCGGCATATCCGGTTCTTATGTTATTGGGAGGGTTTGCAGCAGCTGCGGCGTGTATCGGCATATATAATCAGAGCTGGCTGTTCCAGACCCAGAAGCTGACCTTACGCCGAATTTCGTTAACGACATTGTTTTTGCTGATCGGACTGTTTGAACTTGTTCACATTGTGTCGTTTGCAGAGGGAATTCCGAACGGAGCGATGCTGGAATCGGAATTTTCGCTCAGAATGATGACATGGGGATCGCTGTTATGCGCATTGGGTTTGTTACTGATTTATGCGATGGGAGACAAGGAAGTTGCGTCTCCGCGCAAAATTTTGCTTTTTGGCGGAACGTTGGTGACTTTTGTCGCCTTGTATACGTTGGGCATTCAGGAGTGGAACGGGTTCCCTAAGCTGATGCAAGGCAGCGTCCTTAGCCCAACGTTTATGCAAATCCATTTTGCGATTGGATTGCTGTACGGCGTTGCGGCCATTATTTTGTTCGTTAAATGGAAACAAAATCAAGAAGCTGAACTAGCCTCCCTTTTGTGCGGGGTCATGTTTTTTTTCTATGCGGAATGTTATTACGTTGCTGCAGTACGTTTTGATGATCTGAACTTGTGGTTTGGTCTGGTCAGCAATTGCCTCGGTTACTTTCTGATTCAAAAAGGACTTTATGTGTCCGTTGTGGATACGCCATTTCTCAAACAGCAGGTCGCCGAAGCCAAGATGAATTATATCGCTCATCATGACGATGTAACCGGGCTGCCGAACAGGCGTCGCCTGACGCAGCGTTTGAGAAGCATGATGGACGAAGCGGTGGAGAAAGAGCAGCTTGTCGGGGTTTTGGTATTGAATATTAATCGTTTCAAAAACATTAACGATTCGCTTGGGCAGAAGGCGGCCAATGACGTTTTGCGCCAAGTAGGGCAATTGCTGAAAAACTCGGCTCTTCCCGACGAAGAAGTATTCGGGTTGGGGCGGGATGAGTTTGTCGTGACCATAACCGGATTTCCGGAAGCCGAAACGGCATTAAGGCGGGCGAGAACGGTCATGCAATTGTTCGAGAAACCTGTTCAAGTGGACGGAAACGAATACCATTTGACGCTTGGCGCAGGACTCGCCCTGTACCCTCATGACGGCGATTCGCCCGAAGAGATCATTCAAAATGCGGATACCGCGCTTCATTATGCGAAGGAGCAGGGCATAGAGCTGAACCGCTATGCCCATTCGATGCAGATGAAAGCGCTGGAACGGATGCAGCTCGAGAATGACCTGCGCAAGGCGCTTGATCGGGGGCAATTTTATCTGGTGTATCAACCTCAGGTTAATTTGGCGAGCGGCCTGATCGTAGGCATGGAGGCATTGGTACGATGGCAGCATCCGGAGAGAGGCTCGGTATCGCCAGCGGATTTTATTCCATTGGCCGAAGAGAGCGGGTTGATCGTTCCCCTTGGAGAATGGGTGCTCAGGGAGGCGTGCAAACAGAACAAGCTCTGGCAGGAGGCCGGTTATCGCAAGTTATGCGTATCGGTGAATTTGTCCATGAGGCAATTCAGGCACTCACATCTGTTGGACAATATCCGCAGCATTTTGGAGGAAACGGGACTTGATCCGGCATGGCTGGAATTGGAGATCACGGAAAGCATGACGTTTGATAAAGACCGTGCTTTTGAACAACTGCGCAATATTAAAGAGATCGGTGTTCACATCAGCATCGATGACTTCGGAACGGGCTATAGCTCCTTGCACTATCTAAAGGATCTGCCAATTGACCGGCTCAAAATCGACCGTTCTTTCGTCAACGAGGTGATGGTGGATCGCAACAATGCGGCAATTGTTTCGACCATTACTTCCATGGCCCATCACCTGCAGTTGAAAGTGACGGCGGAGGGCGTGGAAAATGAGGAGCAGCTGTCCTTTTTGCGTGACCAGCATTGCCATGAAGCACAGGGTTATTTTTTCAGCAAGCCGATCGAGGCTGCCGATTTCGAACATTTGTTTTTGCGCGATGCGGCAGGATAA
- a CDS encoding MoxR family ATPase, whose protein sequence is MDIREMEQLKNHVLEHVGQVIVGKDFTVELVLTAMVASGHVLLEDVPGTGKTMLAKSIAASVDCSFQRIQFTPDLLPSDLTGIHFFNQKQGDFEFRKGPLFANFVLADEINRATPRTQSSLLECMEEGQISIDGITKRLEKPFVVIATQNPVDNQGTFPLPEAQMDRFMMKIRMGYPSLDESIEILRRTVAGRSAAALTAIVTRERLLQAQEAYRSVRIEEDLLRYITHLAEETRSHPELSLGVSPRGAQALLKASQAWAALHGRDYVLPDDIKLLAKPVLAHRLVLRNRVRQQEGMAERIVDDLLGRIDVPTENAALGSGR, encoded by the coding sequence TTGGATATTCGGGAAATGGAACAGTTGAAAAATCATGTGTTGGAGCATGTCGGGCAAGTGATTGTAGGCAAAGATTTTACGGTGGAGCTGGTGTTGACGGCGATGGTTGCGTCAGGGCATGTGCTGCTTGAGGATGTGCCCGGCACGGGGAAAACGATGCTGGCCAAATCGATCGCTGCTTCGGTGGATTGCTCCTTTCAGCGCATTCAGTTTACGCCGGATTTGTTGCCATCCGATCTGACGGGCATTCACTTTTTCAATCAAAAGCAAGGGGATTTCGAATTCCGGAAAGGCCCTTTGTTCGCGAATTTCGTCCTTGCCGATGAAATCAACCGAGCCACACCGCGTACCCAGTCCAGTCTGCTGGAATGCATGGAGGAGGGCCAAATCAGCATTGACGGCATAACCAAACGGCTTGAAAAGCCGTTTGTCGTAATCGCGACCCAAAATCCAGTCGACAATCAAGGAACGTTCCCGTTGCCTGAGGCGCAGATGGACCGTTTCATGATGAAAATCCGTATGGGATATCCCAGTTTGGATGAAAGCATCGAGATTTTGAGACGTACCGTGGCGGGGAGATCTGCAGCTGCCTTAACCGCAATCGTCACGAGGGAGCGGTTACTGCAGGCTCAAGAAGCATATCGTTCCGTGCGAATCGAGGAAGATCTGCTGCGATACATTACCCATTTGGCGGAAGAGACCCGCAGCCATCCCGAACTGTCTCTCGGAGTCAGCCCCCGTGGAGCACAGGCGCTGCTAAAAGCTAGCCAGGCTTGGGCAGCGCTGCATGGCAGGGATTATGTGCTTCCTGATGATATCAAGCTGCTGGCCAAGCCCGTGCTGGCCCACAGATTGGTGCTGCGGAACAGAGTGCGCCAACAGGAAGGCATGGCGGAACGCATCGTTGACGATCTGCTTGGCCGAATCGACGTACCTACTGAAAATGCCGCTCTAGGCAGTGGGCGATAA
- a CDS encoding ATP-binding protein: MISEFQETVIQPTNGLPNVHLDNNKYENVLEHLDSGIMLFDSNGVLTFINVQMAKLLELPRSLLSGCTLMEMLHHPQMSRYKKKKILRIYRETIFHRKRYHELIDEYGRHWLVTVTYGDQMDGDFLFSVKDVSDYKQIEQTAYQNDKLAMLGRISASIAHEIRNPLTAIRGFIQLLRPHLLQLGKDEYARIILTEIDRANDIIYEFLNSSKPSAPQKTIMSVDSLLKEVVLLTESEGLMKGCEITLDVATDASMNVSIDVKQIKQVILNMVKNAMDAIEDVGEEHAGLIRISTAIENRYVKISIADNGQGMDHNTLVRLFDPFFTTKESGTGLGLSVSYRIIKNHGGTIAVESQKGEGTLFIIKLPLV, encoded by the coding sequence ATGATTAGTGAATTTCAGGAAACAGTGATTCAACCAACAAACGGGCTTCCTAACGTGCATCTGGATAATAATAAGTATGAGAATGTGCTGGAGCATCTGGATAGCGGGATCATGTTGTTTGACAGCAACGGTGTTCTGACATTCATTAATGTTCAGATGGCGAAACTGTTGGAGCTGCCCAGAAGTTTGTTGAGTGGCTGCACCCTGATGGAAATGCTGCATCATCCGCAAATGAGCCGATACAAAAAAAAGAAGATCCTGCGTATTTATCGGGAGACTATCTTTCACCGTAAGCGCTATCATGAGCTTATTGATGAGTATGGAAGGCATTGGCTGGTTACCGTAACCTATGGCGACCAGATGGATGGAGATTTTTTATTCAGCGTTAAGGACGTGTCCGACTATAAACAAATCGAACAAACCGCTTATCAAAATGACAAGCTTGCGATGCTGGGACGTATTTCGGCTTCGATCGCCCATGAGATCCGCAATCCGCTAACGGCCATCCGCGGCTTCATTCAGCTGCTCCGTCCCCATCTGCTGCAGCTCGGCAAGGATGAATATGCCCGAATCATACTGACCGAGATCGATAGGGCGAATGATATCATTTATGAATTTCTGAACTCTTCGAAGCCTTCGGCACCTCAGAAGACCATTATGTCCGTGGATTCCCTTCTGAAAGAAGTGGTATTGCTCACAGAGAGCGAAGGTTTAATGAAGGGATGCGAGATCACGCTGGATGTGGCGACTGATGCGTCGATGAATGTGTCCATTGATGTCAAGCAAATTAAGCAGGTTATTCTGAATATGGTAAAAAACGCGATGGATGCCATCGAAGATGTAGGGGAGGAACATGCGGGGCTCATTCGCATTTCCACGGCCATAGAAAACCGATACGTTAAAATCTCCATCGCCGATAACGGACAGGGCATGGACCATAACACGCTTGTTCGCTTGTTTGATCCGTTCTTTACGACTAAAGAAAGCGGAACCGGACTTGGACTGTCGGTCAGTTACCGAATCATCAAAAACCATGGAGGCACGATTGCAGTGGAAAGCCAAAAGGGCGAGGGGACCCTTTTTATCATCAAGCTGCCACTGGTGTAA